The following are from one region of the Rhodopirellula sp. P2 genome:
- a CDS encoding COX15/CtaA family protein gives MNQAADTQTASESGPKSEMERPANANTSDSPTEDGSQSVPQWPHRLTRVMVCLTWPLIWVGGLVTTYDAGMSVPDWPGTYGYNLLLYPISTWLLGPFDLLIEHGHRLLAALVGFIAIGLVFSSFMTETRRWAIGLSVLVLAAVIGQGVLGGLRVTLSARTLAMIHGCVGPAFFVLCVIAACVTGRNWLAASVRKSAEGTSQRTPTAFWPIALLVLAYLQLVLGAMMRHALPGFSPVGFAHIVKTHITIAFVLWLMTALTYWRMRRCGDLTLSRPAGALICFVAVQIGLGVATWIVNYGYPQMLAPLSASDSYLLHSKNVLDAWIVTGHVATGSLILAVSSLLLVRLYRRRRVLSFSVSS, from the coding sequence ATGAACCAAGCTGCTGACACTCAAACCGCATCTGAATCCGGCCCCAAATCCGAAATGGAACGCCCCGCGAACGCGAACACCAGCGATTCACCGACGGAGGACGGCTCGCAATCCGTTCCCCAATGGCCTCACCGGCTGACTCGCGTGATGGTCTGCTTGACCTGGCCGCTGATCTGGGTCGGAGGGTTGGTGACGACCTACGACGCGGGCATGTCGGTTCCGGATTGGCCGGGAACGTACGGGTACAACCTGCTTCTGTATCCGATCTCGACTTGGTTGCTGGGGCCATTCGATCTGCTCATCGAACACGGGCACCGATTGCTCGCCGCCCTGGTTGGCTTCATCGCAATTGGGCTGGTCTTTTCTTCCTTCATGACTGAAACACGTCGCTGGGCAATCGGCTTGTCGGTGTTGGTTCTCGCCGCTGTGATTGGGCAGGGCGTTCTCGGTGGTTTGCGTGTGACACTGAGCGCACGGACGCTGGCGATGATCCATGGATGCGTCGGCCCCGCATTTTTTGTGCTGTGTGTGATCGCGGCCTGCGTGACCGGCCGGAACTGGCTGGCCGCTTCGGTGCGAAAGTCCGCCGAGGGAACTTCCCAGCGAACGCCAACTGCGTTTTGGCCGATCGCGTTGTTGGTTTTGGCTTACCTGCAGTTGGTTTTGGGAGCGATGATGCGGCACGCCTTGCCCGGCTTCAGCCCGGTCGGATTCGCCCACATCGTGAAAACACACATCACGATCGCCTTCGTTTTGTGGCTGATGACGGCCCTGACGTACTGGCGAATGCGGCGGTGCGGCGATTTGACGCTGTCGCGTCCGGCGGGTGCCTTGATATGCTTTGTGGCCGTGCAAATCGGCTTGGGAGTAGCGACTTGGATTGTCAATTACGGCTACCCACAGATGCTGGCTCCGCTTTCAGCGTCTGACTCGTACCTCCTGCACAGCAAGAACGTCCTGGACGCCTGGATCGTGACGGGTCATGTTGCGACGGGATCGCTGATTTTGGCCGTTTCGTCACTGCTGTTGGTCCGGCTGTACCGCCGCCGTCGCGTTTTATCCTTCTCTGTCTCATCCTGA